The following coding sequences are from one Halictus rubicundus isolate RS-2024b chromosome 11, iyHalRubi1_principal, whole genome shotgun sequence window:
- the Afti gene encoding aftiphilin isoform X1 produces MAFPPLVSSTPPPLDNFGDSEEDEFGDFTTGGIDGLSVSSDSPHKLVTPVQTPLPSQHASPKLNGISEAIEDDSQPVVLKSTISEDLLILEKTENTVSEIKLKTEVETINEVNNCKRSLENVNNNGIEDNREKRVFSEVGLVSESSSCGESEQEATPNNLEDLEPLSLDLGDPTAAPEIIQPLDDDFYEYEQFEDSQNWISNNDVPTDISKPDYFEFQEAGDVSNNLNGLNKDFSIVDKQDVNVEFEKPVEQPTAEAQCTAILNVPDERVDFEIDADNSKPANTEQFHDSVEENPPSVSEPKDESTNRNPAELEEIADEFYEFSEAKPTSVENDFLPSEPLPVISRCSNEEFGDFECDATLETSTRTFQLEFHNFPDATEGSERKNDLEAEDDDFGDFTNFTDQTQFEKVDETKVPDKEEDDDFGDFNDFESAFQQPEAEPPPFSLKESMSRIENKNAANKIEDIITTMFPADTEQCEIQIQTLISQADKVWHSIKSVEETNALTYQWANSTSNNVLLNSLGIDSRNILFGPRWNPNVPRFAANLGFTPLEPIKATVETQPTAMTNTSKCQSSNNSEEVPAAQFDWNSSGLVNPLEASGGLSALLPLDFLCPFDPLLTSHSSTNSESYRRPSSARNPVNHHASEVSVVNRARCNSVSKAETIESLENEILKSQKRSQPSKMIEPLPAPRPADWKRKSDLDPGHKPRNSGSQRNVPMEKQFSTNEKHAATDRQYVSSEKQHSSVEKQYLPEKTSSGDMYRGKSVNKRSSGSEHVVMDRFGRVMPIQAETARVLNRLPDLSFLNARTLLLDRDHKQIACELGVMSRKMPG; encoded by the exons ATGGCATTTCCACCACTGGTCAGTTCGACACCTCCTCCGCTGGATAATTTTGGGGACTCGGAAGAGGATGAGTTCGGAGACTTCACGACTGGAGGCATAGATG GACTCTCCGTGTCTTCAGATTCGCCGCATAAGCTTGTAACACCGGTTCAAACACCTTTACCGTCGCAACATGCTTCGCCAAAGTTAAATGGTATTTCCGAAGCGATCGAGGACGACTCTCAGCCAGTAGTTTTGAAATCGACTATTTCGGAAGACCTCTTAATACTTGAGAAAACCGAGAACACTGTGAGCGAGATTAAATTGAAAACAGAGGTTGAAACGATCAACGAGGTGAACAATTGTAAAAGAAGCTTGGAGAATGTAAATAACAATGGTATCGAGGACAATAGAGAGAAAAGAGTTTTCAGTGAAGTTGGCTTGGTCAGCGAGAGCAGTAGCTGCGGGGAGAGCGAGCAGGAAGCTACCCCTAATAATTTAGAGGATTTAGAACCGTTAAGCCTAGATTTGGGAGACCCGACCGCCGCTCCCGAGATAATTCAACCGCTAGATGATGATTTTTACGAATACGAGCAGTTTGAAGATTCTCAGAATTGGATTTCAAACAACGACGTGCCTACAGACATTTCGAAACCAGACTACTTTGAGTTCCAAGAAGCTGGAGATGTTTCGAATAATTTAAACGGTTTAAATAAAGACTTCAGTATAGTTGATAAACAGGACGTAAATGTAGAATTCGAGAAACCGGTCGAGCAACCGACCGCAGAAGCTCAATGCACAGCGATCTTAAATGTGCCAGACGAGAGAGTTGACTTCGAGATTGACGCAGACAACTCAAAACCCGCGAACACAGAACAGTTTCATGATTCTGTCGAAGAAAATCCTCCAAGTGTCAGTGAACCGAAGGATGAATCGACAAATAGAAACCCAGCTGAACTGGAGGAGATTGCCGATGAATTCTACGAGTTTTCTGAAGCGAAACCAACGAGTGTTGAAAACGACTTTCTACCTTCCGAACCACTGCCAGTTATCTCCAGGTGTTCAAACGAGGAGTTCGGTGACTTCGAGTGTGATGCCACGTTAGAGACTTCCACTAGGACTTTTCAACTTGAGTTCCACAACTTTCCCGATGCAACAGAAGGGAGTGAACGGAAAAACGATCTAGAAGCTGAGGACGATGATTTCGGCGATTTCACGAACTTCACTGATCAAACCCAATTCGAGAAAGTTGACGAAACAAAAGTACCTGATAAAGAGGAGGACGACGATTTCGGAGACTTCAATGATTTCGAGTCAGCATTCCAACAACCCGAAGCGGAGCCTCCACCGTTCAGCCTAAAGGAATCAATGTCTCGAATAGAGAATAAAAAT GCGGCCAATAAAATAGAAGACATAATAACAACGATGTTTCCGGCAGACACGGAGCAATGTGAAATTCAAATACAAACACTGATAAGTCAAGCAGATAAAGTTTGGCACAGTATTAAGAGCGTTGAGGAAACAAACGCTTTGACGTATCAGTGGGCAAATAGTACTAGCAACAATGTACTCTTAAATTCCCTCGGCATTGATTCGCGGAATATT TTGTTTGGTCCAAGGTGGAATCCAAACGTACCGAGATTCGCAGCAAACCTTGGCTTCACTCCTCTGGAGCCAATTAAGGCTACCGTGGAAACTCAACCGACTGCTATGACAAATACGAGCAAATGTCAAAGTTCGAATAACTCGGAA GAAGTACCTGCTGCTCAATTTGACTGGAATAGTTCCGGGCTTGTTAACCCCTTAGAAGCTA GTGGTGGGTTATCCGCTCTTCTACCTTTGGACTTTCTGTGCCCTTTCGATCCTCTACTAACATCCCACAGTTCCACCAACTCTGAATCCTATCGTCGGCCAAGTAGCGCAAGGAATCCTGTTAATCATC ATGCCTCAGAAGTGAGCGTCGTCAATCGAGCACGGTGCAACTCGGTCTCGAAGGCAGAGACGATCGAGTCCCTGGAGAACGAGATTCTGAAGTCGCAGAAGCGTTCGCAGCCTTCGAAGATGATCGAACCGTTGCCAGCTCCCCGTCCAGCAGACTGGAAGAGGAAATCCGACCTTGACCCTGGACACAAGCCAAGGAACAGCGGTTCGCAGCGCAACGTACCGATGGAGAAGCAGTTCTCGACAAACGAGAAGCATGCAGCGACTGACAGACAATACGTGTCGTCGGAGAAGCAACACTCGTCCGTAGAGAAACAGTATTTGCCGGAGAAAACGAGCTCCGGGGACATGTATCGAGGGAAGTCTGTGAACAAGAGGTCCTCGGGGTCCGAACACGTGGTGATGGACAGGTTCGGCCGTGTTATGCCGATACAAGCGGAAACCGCCCGTGTACTGAACCGGCTACCGGACCTTTCGTTTCTGAATGCCAGAACTCTGTTGCTCGACCGCGACCATAAGCAGATCGCCTGCGAGCTTGGTGTTATGAGTCGCAAGATGCCCGGCTGA
- the Afti gene encoding aftiphilin isoform X2 — translation MAFPPLVSSTPPPLDNFGDSEEDEFGDFTTGGIDGLSVSSDSPHKLVTPVQTPLPSQHASPKLNGISEAIEDDSQPVVLKSTISEDLLILEKTENTVSEIKLKTEVETINEVNNCKRSLENVNNNGIEDNREKRVFSEVGLVSESSSCGESEQEATPNNLEDLEPLSLDLGDPTAAPEIIQPLDDDFYEYEQFEDSQNWISNNDVPTDISKPDYFEFQEAGDVSNNLNGLNKDFSIVDKQDVNVEFEKPVEQPTAEAQCTAILNVPDERVDFEIDADNSKPANTEQFHDSVEENPPSVSEPKDESTNRNPAELEEIADEFYEFSEAKPTSVENDFLPSEPLPVISRCSNEEFGDFECDATLETSTRTFQLEFHNFPDATEGSERKNDLEAEDDDFGDFTNFTDQTQFEKVDETKVPDKEEDDDFGDFNDFESAFQQPEAEPPPFSLKESMSRIENKNAANKIEDIITTMFPADTEQCEIQIQTLISQADKVWHSIKSVEETNALTYQWANSTSNNVLLNSLGIDSRNILFGPRWNPNVPRFAANLGFTPLEPIKATVETQPTAMTNTSKCQSSNNSEEVPAAQFDWNSSGLVNPLEANASEVSVVNRARCNSVSKAETIESLENEILKSQKRSQPSKMIEPLPAPRPADWKRKSDLDPGHKPRNSGSQRNVPMEKQFSTNEKHAATDRQYVSSEKQHSSVEKQYLPEKTSSGDMYRGKSVNKRSSGSEHVVMDRFGRVMPIQAETARVLNRLPDLSFLNARTLLLDRDHKQIACELGVMSRKMPG, via the exons ATGGCATTTCCACCACTGGTCAGTTCGACACCTCCTCCGCTGGATAATTTTGGGGACTCGGAAGAGGATGAGTTCGGAGACTTCACGACTGGAGGCATAGATG GACTCTCCGTGTCTTCAGATTCGCCGCATAAGCTTGTAACACCGGTTCAAACACCTTTACCGTCGCAACATGCTTCGCCAAAGTTAAATGGTATTTCCGAAGCGATCGAGGACGACTCTCAGCCAGTAGTTTTGAAATCGACTATTTCGGAAGACCTCTTAATACTTGAGAAAACCGAGAACACTGTGAGCGAGATTAAATTGAAAACAGAGGTTGAAACGATCAACGAGGTGAACAATTGTAAAAGAAGCTTGGAGAATGTAAATAACAATGGTATCGAGGACAATAGAGAGAAAAGAGTTTTCAGTGAAGTTGGCTTGGTCAGCGAGAGCAGTAGCTGCGGGGAGAGCGAGCAGGAAGCTACCCCTAATAATTTAGAGGATTTAGAACCGTTAAGCCTAGATTTGGGAGACCCGACCGCCGCTCCCGAGATAATTCAACCGCTAGATGATGATTTTTACGAATACGAGCAGTTTGAAGATTCTCAGAATTGGATTTCAAACAACGACGTGCCTACAGACATTTCGAAACCAGACTACTTTGAGTTCCAAGAAGCTGGAGATGTTTCGAATAATTTAAACGGTTTAAATAAAGACTTCAGTATAGTTGATAAACAGGACGTAAATGTAGAATTCGAGAAACCGGTCGAGCAACCGACCGCAGAAGCTCAATGCACAGCGATCTTAAATGTGCCAGACGAGAGAGTTGACTTCGAGATTGACGCAGACAACTCAAAACCCGCGAACACAGAACAGTTTCATGATTCTGTCGAAGAAAATCCTCCAAGTGTCAGTGAACCGAAGGATGAATCGACAAATAGAAACCCAGCTGAACTGGAGGAGATTGCCGATGAATTCTACGAGTTTTCTGAAGCGAAACCAACGAGTGTTGAAAACGACTTTCTACCTTCCGAACCACTGCCAGTTATCTCCAGGTGTTCAAACGAGGAGTTCGGTGACTTCGAGTGTGATGCCACGTTAGAGACTTCCACTAGGACTTTTCAACTTGAGTTCCACAACTTTCCCGATGCAACAGAAGGGAGTGAACGGAAAAACGATCTAGAAGCTGAGGACGATGATTTCGGCGATTTCACGAACTTCACTGATCAAACCCAATTCGAGAAAGTTGACGAAACAAAAGTACCTGATAAAGAGGAGGACGACGATTTCGGAGACTTCAATGATTTCGAGTCAGCATTCCAACAACCCGAAGCGGAGCCTCCACCGTTCAGCCTAAAGGAATCAATGTCTCGAATAGAGAATAAAAAT GCGGCCAATAAAATAGAAGACATAATAACAACGATGTTTCCGGCAGACACGGAGCAATGTGAAATTCAAATACAAACACTGATAAGTCAAGCAGATAAAGTTTGGCACAGTATTAAGAGCGTTGAGGAAACAAACGCTTTGACGTATCAGTGGGCAAATAGTACTAGCAACAATGTACTCTTAAATTCCCTCGGCATTGATTCGCGGAATATT TTGTTTGGTCCAAGGTGGAATCCAAACGTACCGAGATTCGCAGCAAACCTTGGCTTCACTCCTCTGGAGCCAATTAAGGCTACCGTGGAAACTCAACCGACTGCTATGACAAATACGAGCAAATGTCAAAGTTCGAATAACTCGGAA GAAGTACCTGCTGCTCAATTTGACTGGAATAGTTCCGGGCTTGTTAACCCCTTAGAAGCTA ATGCCTCAGAAGTGAGCGTCGTCAATCGAGCACGGTGCAACTCGGTCTCGAAGGCAGAGACGATCGAGTCCCTGGAGAACGAGATTCTGAAGTCGCAGAAGCGTTCGCAGCCTTCGAAGATGATCGAACCGTTGCCAGCTCCCCGTCCAGCAGACTGGAAGAGGAAATCCGACCTTGACCCTGGACACAAGCCAAGGAACAGCGGTTCGCAGCGCAACGTACCGATGGAGAAGCAGTTCTCGACAAACGAGAAGCATGCAGCGACTGACAGACAATACGTGTCGTCGGAGAAGCAACACTCGTCCGTAGAGAAACAGTATTTGCCGGAGAAAACGAGCTCCGGGGACATGTATCGAGGGAAGTCTGTGAACAAGAGGTCCTCGGGGTCCGAACACGTGGTGATGGACAGGTTCGGCCGTGTTATGCCGATACAAGCGGAAACCGCCCGTGTACTGAACCGGCTACCGGACCTTTCGTTTCTGAATGCCAGAACTCTGTTGCTCGACCGCGACCATAAGCAGATCGCCTGCGAGCTTGGTGTTATGAGTCGCAAGATGCCCGGCTGA